GCGCCTAAGGTTTTTAGTTGCTCCACCGCCGCGTCTACTTTTTCTTGCTTGCGTGAGGCTACCGCGATTTTCGCTCCCCAGCGCGCAAAAGCAAGGGCAACCCCTAAATTAATGCCACTGGTACCACCAACAACAAAAACGTTTTTACCTTGATAGTTAAATTCGATACTCATTTTATTATCCTTTTTAAAAGCTGGTGCTAAACCATCAACTGTAGGTTATCAATCAATGGTTTATTTTCTTCGTCAATGACCGCAATAATCTCTTTGTGCAAACGCTTTTTATGCTCGCCAAATATTGCGCGTTTTTTATCAAATCCTTGCGCGAACGCTAGTACTTTAGCTTGTAGATCTTCATTGTCATCACAGGCTTGCTCAATCACATGGTCGCTAGCCAATTCTGGTGCACCGACGCGGCGACCAGTCAGTTTCATCTCATTAAAGCGATAGTAAGGCATGGCTTTTTTCACAAATGCGATCATGCCGGGTAAAAACGGTATTGATAGATCAACTTCTGGAAAGCAGAAAAATCCACGATCGGAACGCATAAATCTAAAGTCACAAGCACATGATAAAATTGCGCCATTGCCAAATGCATGACCATTGATGGCGGCGATAACAGGGATTGGAAACAGCAAGAGTGTTTTAAATACTTCATCCATATCGTACATAAACGTTTGGATTTGCGCATATTGCTTTTGCTGCATTGCTGGCATTAGCCAGTCAGTATCAATGCCTAAACTCCAGCTCTTTTCATCGCTTGAGCTAATGATCAGTGCTTTGTGGTTTTCATTTGCTAGCACAGCACTTAGTTGTGCCTTCATTTCTGCTGCGAACTCTGGGTTATGGCGATTCTCACCGTTATTCATGGTAAGAATCGCAACGCTACCATTGGTTTCTAGTGTTGTTAAACTCATTAGGCTCACTCTGTTATACGTTTTTAAATAATCATTCTAACGAGTTAAACAAGCGACGCAAACATTGAAAAATAGCACTAACAAGCTATTTGCCCCCACTGTATTTCTCAGTCACTGATATCGGCAAATGCACAGATATATTCAAGGTAGTAATAATTTATAGGGTTAGAGAAGTTAAAGGTCCTGATACACCTAGAGTAGTGAGCAAACAATCACATCAGGGGAGAGCGATAACTTTCCCCAGTTAACATAGGCACTGTTGACCTTAATTACTGATTAACTATGGTATTGCGTTGAGTACCTAAATCAATTTTGCCATCGTCACTGACAATACGTGCTTCAATATAATCGCCCGCTTTAAGGTACTCAGGGTTTTTAGCTTGTTTGCCAACAAAGGCTTTCCATTTAACGGCTTCAGGCAATAAGCCAAGCAGTTTAACAATCGCTTTAGGTGGCACAGAGAGCGCACATCCGCCAGGTGAGCCGGTAAAAATCATATCCCCAGGTGCTAAGTCTTCTATTTGAGAGAGCTCAGTTAGGGTTTCATGAGGCTTGTAAATCATATTACTGCTATGATCTTGCTGTTTAAGCTCGCCATTGACCGTTAACGTCAAATTCAGTTGCTCAAGGTATTTCGTTTCATCATCGCTAAGCAGACATAAATAAGGTCCAGTTGGACAAAACGTTCGATAGCTCTTGCCTTTATAAAACTGTACTTGTGGAATTTGAATATCACGTGCAGTAACGTCGTGCACCATGACCACACCGGCAACATACTGGTGAATATTGTCGCGCGTCACCGTTACTGACTCTTTGATATCAGCACCTATAACAACAGCTAACTCTACTTCGTAATCAAGCAATTTGACGTGGCTTGGCTTGATAATATCTGACGCTGGGCCGGTAATGCTGGCATCTGATTTGTGAAATAGTGTGTTGTAGTCTTTAGCGTGGGGGTTCATCCCAGTTTCAACACGAGCAGCGGGATAATTTGAGCCTTGGCATAAAATGCGACACGGTTTTGTAATTGGCGACAGAATTTCTATTTCTGTTTCATCGAGCAATTTATCTTGGTATTCGGTTAAATTACTTTGCATTTTAAAGGCAAGCTCTCGACCATCACGCAAAAAAGATTGGGTATCAGGACTGTCTACATCAATATCGTATAGGCCATTGTCCCAAACGGCCCAACCGAATTTTCCTGATGTTGTATTTTTGTATCTAGCAATATGACAGGGCATAGTGTTTCTCTTTTATTTTAGTATTTATACCAATTTCAATAAATACTTGATCATTTTGGCTGGTTAAAACGCCCATAAACTGCGTTGTTATTTTTGAAATTAGAACAACTAGTTAACAAAAAATAACGCCTTGTTTATGAACCTTTTTCCTACGCCATAATCGTTCAAATAATTAATTCAATTGGTATTATTGATATTTGTAGTTGTTGCTTGTAACGGTTACCAATATGTAAAGTGCTTAATGGTGTTTACTACTGGCTAGTGTTGAACTTCGCTATCTTTTACTAACGGCTGAGTTTGTGCCGCTCTCATCTGCGCTGGCGATACTCCCCACCACTTTTTAAAGGCTCTTAAAAAGCTCGCAGACTCAGAATAATCAAGCCTAGTTGCGACTACTTTGACTGGCAACGAAGCCGCGAGTAGTAACTCCTTTGCCAGCGTCATCTTGGTATCCATCACCACCGCCTTGAAGTTATGGTTTTCCTCCTGTAACCGTCTTTTTAATGTGCGGTCACTGATAAACAAGGAATGAGCGACGTCAGTTAACTTAGGCGAAAAATTCTTTTCTTGTAGAATGTAATTGCGAACTTTTTGTGCGAAACCACCAAATTTATTGGTTTCATTAAGAATGCGCTGACACTCACTGAGAAAATGACTATGGGCAATGGGATCGGTATTAGTAACGGGTAAATCAAGTAGTTCTTTAGAGGCGATTAACGCATAAAACGGTTGCTTGCCCCTGACTTTCAAACCAGAAATTGCAGTCAACTCTTGCTCATAATGAGGGTCTGAAAACGGCAACTGTAGTTCAAAATCAGACATGTCATAATCAGGACTCATCTCGCGCAGAAAACGCAGCGTCATATAAAAGTATCGCTCAAAGGTAAATCGGTGAATCGCCGCAGGCAAATGTTCCATATCAAGTATAAATGCAACACGGCCGAGGCTTTCTCGAAAACTCACCCGAGAGAGTAGAATAGACACCTCAGAAAAGCTCGCCATCGCCTCTAAAGCGGAGCGCACGGTTGGGCTTGTTAATATTGCTAACCCCAAAACCCCAAAGTTGGTGACATCTAATGCCTGTGCAGCTTTTACGCCATAACCCGCCTGTTTAGGCAGCACTTCAACCGCTCTTGCAATAACTTCAATTTCAGTTTGATTAG
This Thalassotalea euphylliae DNA region includes the following protein-coding sequences:
- a CDS encoding AraC family transcriptional regulator; protein product: MSWKDNRRANLTIQAIANILETNGIDLAQCFGDTAIDINQMLNTDVDIPNQTEIEVIARAVEVLPKQAGYGVKAAQALDVTNFGVLGLAILTSPTVRSALEAMASFSEVSILLSRVSFRESLGRVAFILDMEHLPAAIHRFTFERYFYMTLRFLREMSPDYDMSDFELQLPFSDPHYEQELTAISGLKVRGKQPFYALIASKELLDLPVTNTDPIAHSHFLSECQRILNETNKFGGFAQKVRNYILQEKNFSPKLTDVAHSLFISDRTLKRRLQEENHNFKAVVMDTKMTLAKELLLAASLPVKVVATRLDYSESASFLRAFKKWWGVSPAQMRAAQTQPLVKDSEVQH
- a CDS encoding fumarylacetoacetate hydrolase family protein, with the translated sequence MPCHIARYKNTTSGKFGWAVWDNGLYDIDVDSPDTQSFLRDGRELAFKMQSNLTEYQDKLLDETEIEILSPITKPCRILCQGSNYPAARVETGMNPHAKDYNTLFHKSDASITGPASDIIKPSHVKLLDYEVELAVVIGADIKESVTVTRDNIHQYVAGVVMVHDVTARDIQIPQVQFYKGKSYRTFCPTGPYLCLLSDDETKYLEQLNLTLTVNGELKQQDHSSNMIYKPHETLTELSQIEDLAPGDMIFTGSPGGCALSVPPKAIVKLLGLLPEAVKWKAFVGKQAKNPEYLKAGDYIEARIVSDDGKIDLGTQRNTIVNQ
- a CDS encoding enoyl-CoA hydratase/isomerase family protein, which codes for MSLTTLETNGSVAILTMNNGENRHNPEFAAEMKAQLSAVLANENHKALIISSSDEKSWSLGIDTDWLMPAMQQKQYAQIQTFMYDMDEVFKTLLLFPIPVIAAINGHAFGNGAILSCACDFRFMRSDRGFFCFPEVDLSIPFLPGMIAFVKKAMPYYRFNEMKLTGRRVGAPELASDHVIEQACDDNEDLQAKVLAFAQGFDKKRAIFGEHKKRLHKEIIAVIDEENKPLIDNLQLMV